From Streptomyces sp. NBC_01551:
TCGACGGCGAACAGCCCCGCGAGCCCGTCCCGCGGATCCTGTCCGAGCTGTTCTCCGAACGCTTCGGCTCCGTCGTCCCCATCGAACAGCTCGGGCTGCGCACCGCCCACCAGACGCCGTCGGTCTCCGGCGTGGACCTGCCCTGGGCGGGGCCCCAGACCGTCGAGCTGCTCGGCGAGTTCTCCCGCAGCGACCTGATGCTGGCCCGGCGAGGGTTCCTAGGAACCTCGCTCGCCCTCTCCGCCGGCCCCGCCCTCATCGAGCCCATGCAGCGCTGGCTCGTCCCGGTCCCGGCCGCCGACCCCGGATCGCGCACCGAGGGCGGGCCGGCGGGCTCCGCGGGACAGCGGCCGCCCCGGCTGTCCGGCCCGGAGCTCGACCTCCTCGAAGCCACCACCGTGATGTTCCGCCAGTGGGACGCCCAGTGCGGGGGCGGACTGCGCCGCAAGGCCGTCGTGGGGCAGCTGCACGAGGTCACCGACCTGCTCCAGGAGAACCACCCGGCCCCCGTGAAGAAGAGGCTCTTCAAGGTCGCCGCCGAACTCGCCGAGCTGGCCGGCTGGATGAGCTACGACATCGGCCTGCACCCCACCGCGCAGAAGTACTTCGTGCTCGCGCTGCACGCCTCCAAGGAGGCCGGGGACAAGCCGCTCGGCTCGTACATCCTCTCCAACATGAGCCGCCAGATGATCCACCTCGGCCGCCCCGAGGACGCCCTGGAACTCATCCACCTCGCGCAGTACGGCAGCCGCGACTGCGCCGGCCCGCGCACCCAGGCCATGCTGTATGCGATGGAGGCCCGCGCCTACGCCAACATGGGCCAGCCCAGCCGCTGCAAGCGGGCCGTCCGGATGGCCGAGGACACCTTCGAGGACACCGCCTTCGCCGGCGAGCCGGAACCCGACTGGATCCGGTTCTTCTCCGAGGCCGAACTGAGCGGCGAGAACTCGCACTCCTACCGCGATCTGGCCTACGTCGCGGGGCGCAGCCCCACGTACGCCTCGCTGGCCGAACCCATCATGGAGAAGGCCGTCGAACTCTTCGAGAAGGACGAGGTGCACCAGCGCTCCTACGCCCTGAACCTCATCGGCATGGCCACCGTCCACCTGCTCCAGCGCGAGCCCGAGCAGGCCGTCGTCCTCGTCGGACGCGCCCTCGACGTGGCCGGAAAAGTGCGGTCCGAACGGGTGAACACGCGGCTGCGCAAGACGGTGGACACCGCCGCGCGTGAGTACGGCGACGTCGCCGAGGTGGTCCGGCTGACCGACCACCTCGCCTCCCGGCTCCCCGAAGCCGCGGAGGCCGTCTGACGGCCCGCGCGGCCACCCCCAAGGCCCCGGCCGCGGCAGTCACCCCGTGAAGCCCGATCAGGCTCCCCCAGCCAGGTCTCCTAAGGGTCCTGCCGCGGCCGGCCCCATGAACGAGCTGTTCATGGACGTGTAACACGTACGCCCTCTTCGTCATCGGCGTGAAACACCCAGCGGCGCCGCCGGAAACCGGCCTGCGCGAATCTCAGGGCCAATAACCGGCCAGTCCCCAGGCGAGGCCCTCCCCAGGCCCCACGCCTTGCGCCGCTCAGGTTTTCACGATCGCCCGCACGCGAACGTACCGACGACGAGGAGACGCCGATGGCATCAGCCATCACGACCCTCGCGGCAGACGCCCCGACGCTGTCTGCCGCGAACACCGGGTTCATGCTCATCTGCTCCGCCCTGGTCATGCTGATGACCCCGGGACTCGCCTTCTTCTACGGAGGCATGGTCCGCGTCAAGAGCAGCCTCAACATGCTGATGATGAGCTTCATCAGCCTCGGGATCGTCACGATCCTGTGGGTGCTCTTCGGATTCAGCCTCGCCTTCGGCACCGACTCCGGCTCCCTGATCGGCTGGAACTCCGACTACGTCGGCCTCAGCGGCATCGGCATCACCGAGCTGTGGGACGGCTACACCATCCCGGTGTACGTCTTCGCGGTCTTCCAGCTGATGTTCGCCGTCATCACCCCGGCCCTGATCAGCGGCGCCCTCGCCGACCGCGTCAAGTTCAGCGCCTGGGCCCTGTTCACCGCGCTGTGGGTCACCGTCGTCTACTTCCCCGTCGCCCACTGGGTCTGGGGCGCCGGCGGCTGGCTCTTCGAGCTCGGCGTCATCGACTTCGCGGGCGGCACCGCCGTCCACATCAACGCGGGAGCCGCCGCCCTCGGCGTCATCCTCGTCATCGGCAAGCGCGTCGGCTTCAAGAAGGACCCGATGCGCCCGCACAGCCTCCCGCTCGTGATGCTCGGCGCCGGTCTCCTCTGGTTCGGCTGGTTCGGCTTCAACGCGGGCTCCTGGCTCGGCAACGACGACGGCGTCGGCGCCGTCATGTTCGTCAACACCCAGGTCGCCACCGCCGCCGCGATGCTCGCCTGGCTCGGCTACGAGAAGCTGCGCCACGGCTCCTTCACCACCCTCGGCGCCGCCTCCGGCGCGGTCGCCGGCCTCGTCGCCATCACCCCCTCCGGCGGCTCCTGCTCCCCGCTCGGCGCGATCGCCATCGGCGCCATCGCCGGCGTCGTCTGCGCCATGGCCGTCGGCCTCAAGTACAAGTTCAACTTCGACGACTCCCTCGACGTGGTCGGCGTCCACCTCGTCGGCGGTGTCATCGGCTCCCTCCTCGTCGGCTTCTTCGCCACCGGCGGCGTCCAGTCCGACGTGGCTGGCCTCTTCTACGGCGGCGGCCTGGAGCAGCTGGGCAAGCAGGCCATCGGAGTCTTCTCCGTCCTCGCCTACTCTCTGGTCGCGTCCGCGCTGCTCGCCTTCCTCCTCGACAAGACGATCGGGATGCGGGTCACCGAGGACGACGAGGTCTCCGGCATCGACCAGGTCGAGCACGCCGAGACCGCCTACGACTTCAGCGGAGCCGGTGGCGGCGCCTCCTCGCGGAGCACCGCCGTCCCCGTCACCGTCGCCGCCGCGAGCAAGAAGGTAGACGCATGAAGCTGATCACCGCGATCGTGAAGCCGCACCGGCTGGACGAGATCAAGGACGCCCTCCAGACGTTCGGGGTCCAGGGCCTCACGGTCACCGAGGCCAGCGGCTACGGCCGCCAGCGCGGCCACACCGAGGTCTACCGCGGCGCCGAGTACACCGTGGACCTCGTACCGAAGATCCGCATCGAGGTCCTCGTCGACGACGACGCCGCCGACGACGTCATGGACGTCATCGTCTCCGCCGCCCACACCGGCAAGATCGGTGACGGCAAGGTGTGGAGCGTCCCCGTGGACTCGGTGATCCGGGTCCGCACCGGCGAGCGCGGCGCCGAAGCGCTCTAGGCGACGGGAGCTCCCGGGTGACGAGCGTCGAGAACACGACCACGGATCCGACCGATCCGGCCGACTCGGGACCCGGCGGCTACGCCGCGGCCCGGCTGCGACTCCTGCGGGAGGAGTCGCGGTCCGGGCCTTCCCGGCGTTCCGCCCTGGCCGGGCTGACCGACGACTGGCTGGGCGCGCTGTTCGCGACGGCCACGCGGGAGACGGGCGTACGGGGTGCGGCCCTGGTCGCCGTCGGCGGCTACGGGCGGGGCGAGCTCTCCCCGCGCAGCGACCTCGACCTGCTGCTGCTCCACGACGGCAAGGCCGACCCGCGGGCGCTGAGCACGCTCGCCGACCGGCTCTGGTACCCCGTCTGGGACCTGGGCGTGGCCCTGGACCACTCGGTCCGGACCCCCGCCGAGGCGCGCAAGACCGCCGCCGAGGACCTCAAGGTGCACCTCGGACTGCTCGACGCGCGGCCCGTCGCCGGGGACGCCGGGCTGCTCGCGAGCCTGCGGACCTCCGTCCTGGCCGACTGGCGCAACCAGGCCGCCAAGCGGCTGCCGCAGCTGCACTCCCTGTGCCGGGAGCGGGCCGAGCGGGCCGGGGAGCTCCGGTTCCTGCTGGAGCCCGACCTCAAGGAGGCCCGGGGCGGGCTCCGGGACGCCACCGCGCTGCGGGCGGTCGCCGCGTCCTGGCTGGCCGACGCCCCGCGCGAGGGCCTGACCGAGGCCCGGCGCCGGCTGCTCGACGCGCGGGACGCGCTGCACCTGGTGACGGGCCGGGCCACCGACCGGCTCGCCCTCCAGGAGCAGGACCAGGTCGCCGCGCGGCTCGGGCTGCTGGACGCCGACGCGCTGCTGCGGGAGGTGTACGAGGCCGCGCGGGTCGTCGCGTACGCCGGCGACGTGACCTGGCGGGAGGTGGGGCGGGTGCTGCGCGCCCGGTCGGCCCGGCCGAGGCTGCGCGGGCTGCTGGGGAACCGGGGCCCGGCCGCGGCCGAGCGGGCGCCGCTCGCGGAGGGGGTCGTGGAGTCCGACGGGGAGGCCGTACTGGCCCTGGCGGCGCGGCCCGACCGGGATCCGGTGCTGGTGCTGCGGTTCGGGGCGGCGGCCGCGCAGGCGGGCCTGCCGGTGTCGTTGCACGCCGTACGGCGCCTCGCGGCGCAGGCGAAGCCGCTGCCGGTGCCGTGGCCGGCGGAGGCGCGGGAACAGCTGGTGACGCTGCTGGGGGCGGGGGAGCCGACGGTCGCGGTGTGGGAGGCGCTGGAGGCCGAGGGGCTGATCACGCGGCTGCTGCCCGACTGGGAGCGGGTGCGGTGCCGGCCGCAGCGCAACCCGGTGCACACCTGGACGGTGGACCGGCACCTCGTGGAGACGGCGGTACGGGCCTCCGCGCTGACCCGGCGGGTGGGCCGGCCGGACCTGCTGCTGATGGCGGCCCTGCTGCACGACCTCGGCAAGGGCTGGCCCGGGGACCACGCGGTGGCGGGCGAGACCATCGCGCGCGACGTGGCGCTGCGGATGGGCTTCGACGCGGAGGACGTCGCCGTGCTGGGAGTCCTCGTACGGCACCACCTGCTGCTGATCGACACCGCGACCCGGCGCGACCTGGACGACCCGGCGACCGTGCGGTCGGTCGCGGAGGCGGTGGGCTCGCCGGGGACGCTGGAGATACTGCACGCCCTGACGGAGGCGGACGCGCTCGCCACCGGCCCGGCGGCGTGGAGCACGTGGCGGGGCTCGCTCGTCGCGGACCTCGTCGCGCGGGTGGCGGCGGTGCTGCGGGGCGCGGCCCCGGCGGCGCCGGAGGCCGGGGCCACGACGACGGAGCAGGAACGCCTGGCGGTGGAGGCGCTGCGGACCGGGGAACCGGTGCTGGCGCTGCACGCGCGGCAGGAGGAGGACGACGCGGTCGGGGTGGAGCTGGTCGTCGCGGTCCCGGACCAGCCGGGGGTGCTGCCGGCGGTGGCGGGCGTCCTGGCGCTGCACCGGCTGACGGTCCGCGCCGCCGACCTGCGCTCGCTGGAGCTGGCGGACCTGCCGGGGGAGGTGCTGGTGCTGCGGTGGCGGGTGGCGGCGGAGTACGGGGCGCTGCCGGAGGCCGCCCGGCTCCGTACGGACCTGATCCGGGCGCTGGACGGCTCGCTGGACGTCCCGGCGAAGCTGGCGGACCGGGAGGCGGCGTACCCGCGCCGGCGGGGGGTGGTTCCGCCGCCGCCGCGGGTGACGGTGGTCCCGGACGTCTCCTCGCTGGCCACGGTCCTGGAGGTCCGGGCGCCGGACGCGGTGGGGCTGCTGCACCGCGTCGGGCGCGCGCTGGAGTCCTGCGGGGTCCGGGTCCGCAGCGCGCACGTCTCGACGCTCGGCGCCAACGCGGTGGACTCCCTGTACGTGGTCGACCCGGACGGCAAACCCCTCCCGCCCGCGGCGGCCTCGACCCTGGCCGCCACCGTGGAGGCCGCCCTCCGCTGACCCCGCGGCCCCAGACCCGCGCCTCAACGCCGGCGAGGCTGGATCTTCCAGCCCGCCCGGCGTTGAGGACCGGGTCCGGGCGGAGCCCGGGGAACGGTGGAAGGGCGGGCCCGGGACGGCCCCGCGCAGCGGCGGCCACCGCGCGCGGCCTCGGGCACGGCCCCGGGCGCGGCCCCGGGAACAGGCGGGTCCCCGGACAGGGGAAGGGCCCGATACCCTGGGGGGCGACCACACGCCCCCGACCCGAGGAATCGCGACCACCGTGTTCGATACGCTTTCCGACCGCCTCAGCGCGACCTTCAAGTCCCTCCGGGGCAAGGGCCGCCTCTCCGAGCAGGACATCGACGCTGCGGCGCGGGAAATCCGTATCGCCCTCCTCGAGGCCGACGTCGCCCTCCCCGTCGTCCGCTCCTTCATCGCGAACGTCAAGGAGCGCGCCCGCGGCGAAGAGGTCTCCAAGGCCCTGAACCCGGGCCAGCAGGTCCTCAAGATCGTCAACGACGAGCTCGTCTCGATCCTCGGTGGCGAGACGCGTCGCCTGCGCTTCGCGAAGACCGCGCCCACCGTGATCATGCTCGCCGGTCTCCAGGGTGCCGGTAAGACCACCCTCGCCGGAAAGCTCGGCCTCTGGCTGAAGGGGCAGGGCCACACCCCGCTCCTCGTCGCCTGCGACCTCCAGCGCCCCAACGCCGTCAACCAGCTCAGCGTCGTCGCCGAGCGCGCCGGCGTGGCCGTCTACGCCCCGCAGCCCGGCAACGGCGTCGGTGACCCGGTCCAGGTCGCCAAGGACTCCGTCGAGTACGCCCGTACCAAGCAGCACGACATCGTCATCGTCGACACCGCCGGCCGCCTCGGCATCGACCAGGAGCTGATGCAGCAGGCCGCGGACATCCGCGACGCCGT
This genomic window contains:
- a CDS encoding ammonium transporter, with amino-acid sequence MASAITTLAADAPTLSAANTGFMLICSALVMLMTPGLAFFYGGMVRVKSSLNMLMMSFISLGIVTILWVLFGFSLAFGTDSGSLIGWNSDYVGLSGIGITELWDGYTIPVYVFAVFQLMFAVITPALISGALADRVKFSAWALFTALWVTVVYFPVAHWVWGAGGWLFELGVIDFAGGTAVHINAGAAALGVILVIGKRVGFKKDPMRPHSLPLVMLGAGLLWFGWFGFNAGSWLGNDDGVGAVMFVNTQVATAAAMLAWLGYEKLRHGSFTTLGAASGAVAGLVAITPSGGSCSPLGAIAIGAIAGVVCAMAVGLKYKFNFDDSLDVVGVHLVGGVIGSLLVGFFATGGVQSDVAGLFYGGGLEQLGKQAIGVFSVLAYSLVASALLAFLLDKTIGMRVTEDDEVSGIDQVEHAETAYDFSGAGGGASSRSTAVPVTVAAASKKVDA
- a CDS encoding [protein-PII] uridylyltransferase — protein: MTSVENTTTDPTDPADSGPGGYAAARLRLLREESRSGPSRRSALAGLTDDWLGALFATATRETGVRGAALVAVGGYGRGELSPRSDLDLLLLHDGKADPRALSTLADRLWYPVWDLGVALDHSVRTPAEARKTAAEDLKVHLGLLDARPVAGDAGLLASLRTSVLADWRNQAAKRLPQLHSLCRERAERAGELRFLLEPDLKEARGGLRDATALRAVAASWLADAPREGLTEARRRLLDARDALHLVTGRATDRLALQEQDQVAARLGLLDADALLREVYEAARVVAYAGDVTWREVGRVLRARSARPRLRGLLGNRGPAAAERAPLAEGVVESDGEAVLALAARPDRDPVLVLRFGAAAAQAGLPVSLHAVRRLAAQAKPLPVPWPAEAREQLVTLLGAGEPTVAVWEALEAEGLITRLLPDWERVRCRPQRNPVHTWTVDRHLVETAVRASALTRRVGRPDLLLMAALLHDLGKGWPGDHAVAGETIARDVALRMGFDAEDVAVLGVLVRHHLLLIDTATRRDLDDPATVRSVAEAVGSPGTLEILHALTEADALATGPAAWSTWRGSLVADLVARVAAVLRGAAPAAPEAGATTTEQERLAVEALRTGEPVLALHARQEEDDAVGVELVVAVPDQPGVLPAVAGVLALHRLTVRAADLRSLELADLPGEVLVLRWRVAAEYGALPEAARLRTDLIRALDGSLDVPAKLADREAAYPRRRGVVPPPPRVTVVPDVSSLATVLEVRAPDAVGLLHRVGRALESCGVRVRSAHVSTLGANAVDSLYVVDPDGKPLPPAAASTLAATVEAALR
- a CDS encoding P-II family nitrogen regulator — protein: MKLITAIVKPHRLDEIKDALQTFGVQGLTVTEASGYGRQRGHTEVYRGAEYTVDLVPKIRIEVLVDDDAADDVMDVIVSAAHTGKIGDGKVWSVPVDSVIRVRTGERGAEAL